A window of the Arachis duranensis cultivar V14167 chromosome 5, aradu.V14167.gnm2.J7QH, whole genome shotgun sequence genome harbors these coding sequences:
- the LOC107487942 gene encoding uncharacterized protein LOC107487942: protein MEGTANLVVYRNGEIIRNTHEGVRFVCQNPFLFVVPCTVTLMELQNGLCQSMENSTLMRVSRILYRNPVIVFGGLIQFDTMSITDEVSMQNMFQIHRQTQMRQPQIELYVEFETVEAEGTQNDLEVVDDRNAVYEGMNSDSDEDFEATYEAGDEDEDGDVGVETAAENVVVHPSTSQPMNVRRFMREVDLDAMHAPEFPEYSNIGIANPEDGEFQIGMEYSSRKTVVAAIRSYTIARGVDYDVYESEPQTFYTKCKMYARGCDWLIRASLIRKKGCWEISRYNSRHTCSMGVISQDHSKLDSDTVAEAIRPLVETDPSIKKSIAKVFGDWEESYQALPWWLSVMVQKMPGSVVQIETRPLFNGNEEAQGVKILHHVFWSFNPCIRAFRHCKPLVQVDGTHLYGKYKGILLVTVAQDGNQNIVPTAFALVEGETADA from the exons ATGGAGGGTACCGCAAATTTGGTGGTGTATCGCAACGGTGAGATAATACGTAATACTCATGAGGGAGTGAGGTTTGTGTGCCAAAATCCATTTTTGTTTGTAGTTCCATGCACCGTGACGTTAATGGAGCTTCAGAATGGTCTCTGTCAAAGCATGGAGAACAGTACGTTAATGAGAGTGAGCAGAATTCTGTACCGGAATCCGGTTATAGTTTTTGGTGGTTTAATACAGTTTGATACCATGTCAATCACAGACGAAGTGAGTATGCAGAATATGTTTCAAATTCACCGGCAGACTCAGATGCGACAGCCACAGATTGAGctgtatgttgagtttgaaacCGTAGAGGCGGAAGGGACTCAAAATGATTTAGAGGTGGTGGATGATAGAAACGCAGTGTATGAGGGAATGAATAGTGATAGTGATGAGGATTTCGAAGCCACTTATGAAGCCGGAGATGAGGATGAGGATGGTGATGTGGGAGTTGAGACAGCAGCGGAGAATGTAGTGGTTCATCCCTCGACCAGTCAACCGATGAACGTGCGACGTTTTATGCGTGAGGTGGATCTCGACGCCATGCATGCACCGGAGTTTCCGGAATATTCAAACATAG GCATTGCTAATCCTGAGGATGGAGAGTTCCAGATTGGAATGGAATATAGTTCTAGAAAGACGGTCGTGGCAGCAATTAGAAGTTACACTATCGCTAGAGGAGTTGACTACGACGTGTATGAGTCTGAGCCACAAACGTTCTATACAAAGTGCAAGATGTATGCGCGTGGGTGCGATTGGCTTATCCGAGCCAGCTTGATAAGGAAAAAAGGTTGTTGGGAGATAAGCAGATACAACAGTCGGCACACATGCTCAATGGGAGTGATTTCACaggatcattcaaagttggacTCGGATACAGTTGCTGAGGCTATAAGGCCATTGGTCGAGACTGACCCGTCCATCAAG aagTCCATAGCAAAGGTTTTCGGTGATTGGGAGGAGAGTTACcaagccttgccatggtggctCTCGGTTATGGTTCAGAAGATGCCTGGGTCAGTTGTCCAAATAGAAACACGACCGCTGTTCAACGGGAATGAGGAGGCGCAAGGGGTAAAAATACTTCATCACGTATTCTGGAGTTTCAATCCATGTATTCGGGCATTTAGGCATTGTAAGCCCCTAGTTCAGGTTGATGGCACACACCTATATGGCAAGTACAAAGGTATACTTTTGGTCACTGTTGCACAAGACGGGAACCAGAATATTGTGCCTACCGCTTTTGCCTTGGTGGAAGGGGAGACAGCCGACGCGTGA
- the LOC107487984 gene encoding zinc-finger homeodomain protein 6 → MERRGEEDKELEMATITATATTTTTLGSYSVVVVPNNNNNRDSSSSTSSKLSSPTVVGASETTHQPSQTHSLVFHHHDPPNHNHHHQHHLYPHLQPPNQQSLRPTSDPDLTSSPIATTAPQPPPPPPHAAATTTTALARYRECLRNHAASMGSHVVDGCGEFMPSGEEGTPESLRCAACECHRNFHRREVEGSAPQQHHNYYPNNNNNKHNGHSTHHLLQFHTPPPSSSLHHQRFSHAIAAAAPPSVQPVMMAFGGGGGGGAAESSSEDLNMFHHQSNALGGQFSVQQASASKKRFRTKFTQQQKDRMMEFAEKLGWKIQKHDEQEVQQFCSQVGVKRQVFKVWMHNNKQAIKKQQQHHT, encoded by the coding sequence ATGGAAAGAAGAGGGGAAGAGGATAAGGAATTAGAGATGGCAACAATaacagcaacagcaacaacaacaaccacttTGGGTAGTTatagtgttgttgttgttccaaacaacaacaataacagggattcttcttcttcaacttcttcaaAGTTGTCTTCTCCAACTGTGGTTGGAGCTTCTGAAACAACTCACCAACCATCTCAAACTCACTCATTAGTCTTCCACCACCATGATCCTCCAaaccacaaccaccaccatcAACATCATCTCTATCCTCATCTTCAGCCACCCAACCAACAATCTCTAAGACCAACCTCAGATCCAGATCTAACCTCGTCTCCTATTGCCACAACAGCACCGCAGCcgccgccaccaccaccacacgCAGCTGCAACAACCACCACAGCATTAGCAAGGTACAGAGAATGTCTGAGAAACCACGCAGCCAGCATGGGGAGCCATGTGGTGGATGGTTGTGGAGAGTTCATGCCAAGCGGAGAAGAAGGCACCCCGGAATCACTCCGGTGCGCCGCCTGTGAGTGCCACCGTAACTTCCACCGTAGAGAGGTTGAAGGCTCCGCTCCTCAACAGCATCACAACTATTaccccaacaacaacaacaacaagcacAACGGTCACAGCACTCATCATCTTCTTCAGTTCCACACACCACCACCATCTTCATCCCTTCATCATCAACGATTCTCTCATGCTATTGCTGCTGCTGCTCCACCATCGGTTCAGCCGGTGATGATGGCGTtcggaggaggaggaggaggaggagcggCGGAATCCTCTAGCGAAGATCTGAACATGTTCCATCATCAGTCAAACGCATTAGGAGGGCAATTCTCAGTGCAGCAAGCATCAGCGTCAAAGAAGAGGTTCAGGACAAAGTTCACACAGCAGCAGAAAGATAGAATGATGGAGTTCGCTGAGAAGCTTGGGTGGAAGATTCAGAAACACGATGAGCAAGAAGTGCAGCAGTTTTGTTCTCAAGTTGGTGTGAAGAGGCAAGTTTTCAAGGTTTGGATGCACAACAACAAGCAAGCTATCAAGAAACAACAGCAGCATCACACGTAA
- the LOC107487981 gene encoding late embryogenesis abundant protein 14 gives MRSMKVLYVVVACVVMCVGMCRGWSDVDVVVIEDARATAEDAKRFAQDAFYDAKEKTGSLADWAHHKFSENWSENDLGQVANDMKYKAEDAASRATESFKSAASGASEYASQRVADAREAVSGAMGYGRENAGQAYDGEGEIIRMPTDRETDAQIMMQEAMGNARERISDTYENAKETMYSASDKASTMAQNAKDNMAESMSYGRERAANAYEEGKQKMNMASDMMSEKLYDAKDSMGGAVEYAKDKANNAYDGTRERMKMASQRTYDVKNKVKGAMEYGRDNVGDAYDGAKEQMNMVGDRAYDARDKMGGAMEYGRQKMAETFDQAKQEVGQAYQSAKDTMSREAKDRYEAAKEKVSDATANLGASMRNTPYL, from the exons atgagaagCATGAAGGTATTGTATGTGGTGGTTGCATGTGTGGTCATGTGTGTAGGAATGTGCAGGGGTTGGAgtgatgttgatgttgttgttattgAAGACGCTAGAGCCACAGCAGAGGATGCCAAGCGTTTTGCTCAAGATGCATTCTACGATGCCAAGGAAAAGACCGGTTCTCTCGCTGATTGGGCTCACCACAAGTTCTCTGA AAATTGGTCAGAAAATGATCTTGGACAAGTGGCTAATGACATGAAGTATAAAGCTGAAGATGCTGCCTCGAGGGCCACAGAGTCATTCAAATCTGCAGCATCCG GAGCTTCAGAGTATGCATCTCAAAGGGTAGCAGATGCTAGGGAAGCAGTTTCAGGAGCCATGGGGTATGGAAGGGAAAATGCTGGCCAGGCTTATGATGGAGAGGGCGAAATCATCAGAATGCCAACAGATAGAGAAACTGATGCACAAATCATGATGCAAGAAGCCATGGGTAATGCCAGAGAAAGAATTTCAGATACCTATGAGAATGCTAAGGAGACGATGTACTCCGCGTCGGACAAGGCTTCAACCATGGCACAAAATGCTAAAGATAACATGGCCGAGTCCATGAGTTACGGAAGAGAGAGAGCAGCCAATGCTTATGAGGAGGGTAAGCAGAAAATGAACATGGCTTCGGATATGATGTCAGAAAAATTGTATGATGCCAAGGACTCAATGGGTGGGGCAGTGGAATATGCCAAGGACAAAGCAAACAATGCTTATGATGGAACCAGAGAAAGAATGAAGATGGCTTCACAGAGAACCTATGATGTAAAGAATAAAGTAAAAGGAGCAATGGAGTATGGAAGAGATAACGTAGGCGATGCCTATGATGGAGCCAAGGAGCAAATGAACATGGTTGGAGATAGGGCCTATGATGCTAGAGACAAGATGGGTGGGGCAATGGAATATGGAAGACaaaaaatggcagaaactttTGACCAAGCTAAGCAAGAAGTTGGTCAGGCATACCAGTCAGCAAAGGACACCATGTCCAGGGAGGCCAAGGATCGTTACGAAGCTGCCAAGGAGAAAGTTTCAGATGCCACAGCGAATCTTGGAGCTTCCATGAGGAACACCCCATATCTATGA
- the LOC107487945 gene encoding uncharacterized protein LOC107487945, with protein sequence MAAARLTTCAAVAAAVASMSSLSDRAAHADSSFRFPFFSSSPSNSPSPSDPASDSKMEQPPPDEPNKSGFDPESLERGAKALREINSSPYSKQVFDLMRKQEQTRLAELDAEKVYFELIQSQGDIERQQKMAEEQRNLMQEQAQKQAQVLRYEDELARKRMQTDHEAQRRHNVELVKMQEDSSVRKEQARRATEEQIQSQQRQTERERAEIERETIRVKAMAEAEGRAHEAKLTEDHKRRMLMERMQGERDKWLAAINTTFGHIEGGLRALLTDRDKLVMTVGGATALAAGVYTTREGAKVTWGYINRILGQPSLIRESSMAKFPGSRIISQAKNRVFNYSTMARAEKPVESQNGGLGNVILHPSLQKRIEHLARATSNTKAHQAPFRNMLFYGPPGTGKTMVAREIARKSGLDYAMMTGGDVAPLGPQAVTKIHEIFDWAKKSRKGLLLFIDEADAFLCERNSTHMSEAQRSALNALLFRTGDQSRDIVLVLATNRPGDLDSAVTDRIDEVIEFPLPGEEERLKLLKLYLNKYICTDNNGSKKGVLLKQTQKITVKDLSEDVLREAAKKTEGFSGREIAKLVAGVQAAVYGRPDCTLDSQLFKEIVDYKVVEQFIKIFVT encoded by the exons ATGGCAGCTGCTAGGTTAACCACTTGCGCCGCGGTGGCAGCCGCGGTGGCTTCCATGTCCTCGCTTTCCGATCGCGCCGCCCACGCCGATTCTTCTTTTCGCTTCCcgttcttctcttcttcaccttccaaTTCCCCTTCGCCGTCCGACCCTGCTTCCGATTCTAAGATGGAGCAGCCTCCCCCCGATGAACCTAACAAGTCCGGCTTCGACCCGGAATCGTTGGAAAGAGGAGCCAAAGCCCTCCGTGAAATCAATAGTTCTCCCTACTCTAAACag GTGTTTGACTTAATGCGAAAGCAGGAACAAACTCGCCTTGCTGAGTTAGATGCTGAGAAAGTTTATTTTGAACTTATTCAATCCCAAGGAGATATT GAAAGGCAGCAGAAAATGGCTGAAGAACAGCGAAATCTAATGCAAGAGCAAGCTCAGAAACAGGCCCAGGTGCTGCGATATGAAGATGAATTGGCAAGGAAAAGAATGCAG ACAGATCATGAAGCTCAAAGGCGACACAATGTTGAATTGGTTAAGATGCAAGAGGATTCTTCTGTAAGAAAGGAGCAGGCAAGACGTGCTACTGAAGAACAGATTCAATCTCAGCAGCGTCAGACTGAGAGAGAGCGTGCTGAGATAGAAAGAGAAACTATTAGAGTTAAAGCAATGGCAGAGGCTGAAGGTCGAGCGCATGAAGCAAAATTGACTGAGGATCATAAAAGGAGAATGCTTATGGAACGGATGCAGGGTGAAAGAGATAAATGGCTTGCTGCGATCAACACAACCTTTGGTCATATTGAAG GTGGTTTAAGGGCCTTATTGACTGATAGGGACAAATTGGTTATGACTGTTGGGGGAGCTACTGCATTAGCTGCAGGAGTATATACAACTAG AGAAGGTGCTAAAGTTACATGGGGCTATATAAATCGGATTTTGGGGCAGCCATCATTGATCCGGGAATCATCCATGGCAAAGTTTCCAGGCTCAAGAATCATATCTCAAGCCAAAAATAGAGTTTTCAATTATAGTACTATGGCCAGGGCAGAAAAGCCTGTTGAGAGTCAAAATGGTGGTCTTGGAAATGTAATCCTCCATCCATCATTGCAGAAAAGAATAGAGCATCTTGCACGGGCAACATCAAATACCAAGGCTCATCAGGCACCATTCCGCAACATGCTTTTCTACGGGCCTCCTGGGACTGGTAAAACCATGGTTGCAAGGGAAATAGCTAGGAAATCG GGTTTGGATTATGCTATGATGACTGGAGGAGATGTTGCACCTTTGGGCCCACAGGCTGTTACCAAAATTCATGAGATATTTGATTGGGCCAAGAAATCAAGAAAAGGTTTATTGCTTTTCATTGACGAGGCCGATGCTTTCCTGTGCGA GCGTAACAGCACCCACATGAGTGAAGCTCAACGAAGTGCACTAAACGCATTGCTTTTCAGAACTGGTGATCAGTCTAGAGACATTGTACTTGTCCTTGCCACCAACAGACCCGGTGATCTTGATAGTGCAGTCACTGATCGCATCGACGAAGTGATTGAATTCCCCCTCCCTGGAGAGGAGGAACGTCTAAAATTATTGAAGCTCTATTTGAACAAATATATATGTACTGACAATAATGGCTCCAAGAAAGGCGTGTTGCTAAAGCAGACCCAGAAGATTACGGTAAAAGATTTATCCGAGGATGTGCTAAGAGAGGCTGCCAAGAAAACAGAGGGATTTTCTGGGCGCGAGATAGCCAAACTTGTGGCCGGTGTCCAAGCTGCTGTTTATGGGCGCCCAGACTGCACCTTGGATTCTCAGTTGTTCAAAGAAATCGTAGATTATAAAGTGGTGGAACAAttcattaaaatatttgttacCTAG